A single Pirellulaceae bacterium DNA region contains:
- a CDS encoding sigma-54-dependent Fis family transcriptional regulator, with amino-acid sequence MSVELPRVLIIDDLFGRHLPNGTNEDRDNLCASFMLRDVTGEILPGRKTVSRQKIKSPIAEAVFIRGQTPVCPSDGDEVENDLEGTLQIVNQLWAGTQRGSKRLSLLLLDLCFYTGVVTGKISSAVGGSGSNKAEPGMPEGRADDITPKDFFGLKLLKAIHARYPDLPIVILSSQDRDKVSQEYSAHGALGFLPRTAPDGDEQLRTFLDRHGLLPEPHGLIVGRSLPLLKALRGVRRTAYNDSRDNILIRGERGVGKEEFSRYIHRVHPTRARKDIISVNSAVLTTGLYASELFGIEKRKATGVDKHEGAAVRAHQGDLFFDEVKDMIPEAQAALLRFLEEGTFTPTGAKEEREVDVRVISATNADLELYAATSRFREDLLDRLRRGGTIFLPPLRDRKEDIPLLAFSFLRKAEESLSSSSVVGKLKPLTRHFSDEALSLLMADDWPGNIRVLRDVITKVVKDNDVEFVFPAQIEKARQDLGLERSVVTVPATTERAAPEHAKTPDVTIEEPIGSTTAISLKQPKNLAELIATMRDFEFDLSDPDLLYNQLDKLDEAAAKLVVGYLLASLRMHKDHATGEPEITKAMQFLTGNRKLSTSAAYDAIKRLMKRNSNVLEAAMHEPLLKKAYDQAEANRPTNRKKMSNSTDE; translated from the coding sequence ATGAGTGTGGAGCTACCTAGAGTACTGATCATCGACGACCTGTTTGGTCGCCACCTTCCCAACGGAACGAACGAAGATCGAGACAATCTATGTGCGTCGTTCATGTTGCGCGACGTTACCGGTGAGATCCTTCCCGGCAGGAAAACCGTCTCTCGCCAAAAGATAAAGTCCCCCATCGCCGAGGCAGTGTTCATTCGTGGGCAAACTCCTGTTTGCCCAAGCGACGGCGACGAGGTTGAAAATGACCTTGAAGGTACGCTGCAAATTGTCAACCAACTATGGGCCGGTACCCAACGAGGCTCTAAGCGGTTGTCCCTGTTGCTGCTGGATCTATGCTTCTACACGGGCGTCGTGACCGGCAAGATCAGTTCAGCGGTCGGAGGAAGCGGGAGCAATAAGGCCGAGCCTGGTATGCCAGAAGGGCGAGCGGACGATATCACCCCCAAGGACTTCTTCGGGCTTAAGTTGCTTAAAGCCATCCATGCACGTTACCCAGATCTGCCGATCGTTATCTTGTCCAGCCAAGATCGCGACAAGGTAAGCCAAGAGTATTCCGCTCATGGTGCACTCGGGTTTCTCCCAAGAACGGCTCCTGATGGCGATGAGCAACTGCGGACCTTTCTCGATCGACATGGATTGCTTCCGGAGCCTCACGGTTTGATTGTCGGGCGGAGCTTGCCGCTGTTAAAGGCTCTCCGAGGCGTTCGCCGGACGGCTTACAACGATTCGCGTGACAACATTCTAATCCGTGGCGAACGGGGTGTGGGTAAGGAAGAGTTCTCGCGATACATCCACCGCGTTCATCCAACTCGCGCTCGCAAAGATATCATCTCGGTAAACTCGGCAGTGCTCACCACGGGCCTATATGCCAGCGAATTATTTGGTATTGAGAAACGCAAGGCGACCGGCGTTGACAAGCACGAAGGTGCGGCTGTGAGAGCGCATCAAGGCGACCTGTTCTTTGACGAAGTTAAGGACATGATCCCTGAGGCGCAAGCGGCCTTACTTCGGTTCTTGGAGGAAGGTACCTTCACACCAACCGGTGCCAAGGAAGAGCGTGAAGTCGATGTTCGGGTGATTTCAGCGACAAATGCCGACTTGGAACTGTACGCGGCAACCAGTCGTTTTCGTGAAGACTTGCTGGATCGGCTCCGTCGTGGCGGTACGATCTTCTTGCCGCCGCTTCGCGATCGAAAGGAAGACATCCCGCTGTTGGCCTTTTCATTTTTGCGAAAGGCAGAAGAGAGCCTGAGTTCTTCATCCGTCGTCGGCAAACTGAAGCCGCTGACCCGGCATTTTTCGGACGAGGCTTTATCGCTGCTGATGGCAGACGATTGGCCTGGCAATATTCGCGTTCTACGCGATGTGATCACCAAGGTCGTTAAGGACAACGACGTCGAATTCGTTTTCCCTGCGCAGATCGAAAAGGCCAGGCAGGACTTGGGTCTGGAGCGTTCGGTTGTGACAGTGCCTGCGACCACCGAACGGGCTGCACCGGAACATGCCAAGACCCCAGATGTTACCATTGAAGAACCGATAGGCTCGACGACCGCAATATCGCTGAAGCAGCCCAAGAACCTGGCCGAATTGATCGCCACGATGCGAGATTTTGAGTTCGATTTATCCGACCCCGACTTGCTCTACAACCAGCTCGACAAGCTTGACGAAGCGGCTGCGAAATTGGTTGTTGGCTACCTGCTGGCGAGTCTACGGATGCATAAAGACCATGCCACTGGGGAGCCTGAAATCACGAAAGCGATGCAGTTCCTAACTGGTAACAGAAAACTTAGTACTTCGGCCGCCTACGATGCCATCAAGCGGCTGATGAAACGCAATTCGAATGTCCTGGAAGCAGCGATGCATGAACCGCTCTTGAAAAAAGCCTACGATCAAGCCGAAGCGAATCGTCCGACAAATCGCAAGAAAATGAGTAACAGCACGGATGAGTAA